A genomic stretch from Algoriphagus halophilus includes:
- a CDS encoding SusC/RagA family TonB-linked outer membrane protein: MRKALLSLLFGLVITASAWAQSRTVSGRVVSPEEPEGLIGVNILVKGTTIGVVTDLDGSYVLQVPDGATTLVFSYIGYLSKEEEIGNRSVINVSLDPDAQNLEEVVITAYGGTVDKGNFTGSAIALKSDKIANRPINNVVNAIEGQAPGVITTSASGQPGSTPAVRIRGVGSVNSSSSPLYVVDGVPYDGDLSNLNPEDIADMTILKDASSSALYGSRAANGVIMITTKTGKKNQPTFNLRVQQGFSGRALPEYDRVNAGQYYPVVWESLKNSQIGSGSSEADAALYASENLIDVLGYNVYNVPDDQVVGTNGLLNSSAVNNFQGLDWFDELQRMGDRKEYNMTYSGGSEKTDFYTSFNYLNEKGFVIKSDIERFTGRLNVNTAPTKWMKTGINLSATMSEGNNARSGGSSSFVNPFFTARSMGPIYPVYAQNMMTGGFILDEFGQKIYDTGDLVDLGLPRRGSGAYPGRHVVQETNLNVDRFDRDVISSRAYVEATFLKNFNFRTNISTDMTSLLDIGYDNQIVGDGAPAGRTRRENVRTNSLTFNQLLSYSNTFNDKHFLEALVGHENYDLKIDRQFISKQDQILAGNIEPDNFVTTNSATGRVDRDRIESYFSRVNYVYDDKYSFSASWRTDGSSRFFEDVRWGTFYSVGAAWTIDREDFFNSGFFQLMKLRASYGEVGNNNVGGYYPWQALYDLGFNNASEPGILQASLAARDLQWESNNTFDIGLDFAFANRFSGTIEYFNRESQNLLFEVPLSLTTGLSTKFQNIGTMANKGIEFNIAGDVVRSGDFKWNVGLNVSTFKNEFKELPFDEQINGTKKYVVGRSIYDFWLRDWYGVDSETGEGLFRADEYDASDEDIRIVGQDTLTTDSGNARYHFAGNAIPDFFGGITNTFTYKGFSLNVLMSFAVGGDIYDGIYAGLMSADPDGGALHTDILNRWQQPGDVTDVPRMDVTAAAQTNVASDRWLTSASYLNLRSINLSYTFPRTLLERVKMKGATVYLAGENLGWLSSRSGMYVSGTFNGTTSNTFTPARTFTLGVNVNL, translated from the coding sequence ATGAGAAAAGCATTACTAAGCTTACTCTTTGGATTGGTAATTACTGCTTCGGCATGGGCGCAAAGTCGCACTGTGTCAGGTAGGGTTGTCTCTCCCGAAGAGCCAGAAGGACTCATTGGAGTCAACATTTTAGTGAAAGGAACCACCATTGGGGTGGTGACTGATTTGGACGGTAGTTATGTCCTGCAAGTTCCAGATGGAGCTACTACTTTAGTCTTCAGTTACATTGGGTATTTATCCAAAGAAGAAGAGATCGGAAATAGAAGTGTAATTAACGTAAGTCTAGATCCAGATGCTCAAAACCTGGAAGAGGTGGTAATCACCGCCTATGGTGGAACGGTAGACAAGGGCAATTTTACCGGTTCTGCTATTGCTTTAAAGTCGGATAAAATTGCGAATAGACCAATCAACAACGTAGTCAATGCCATTGAAGGACAAGCTCCAGGTGTTATTACTACTTCTGCTTCTGGTCAGCCTGGTTCCACTCCAGCTGTACGGATCAGAGGGGTAGGTTCTGTTAACTCCTCTTCGTCACCCTTATATGTGGTGGATGGTGTCCCTTATGATGGAGACCTTTCTAACCTCAATCCAGAGGATATTGCTGATATGACCATTTTGAAGGATGCTTCCTCTTCCGCATTGTATGGTTCAAGAGCTGCCAACGGAGTGATCATGATTACTACTAAAACGGGTAAGAAAAACCAACCTACGTTCAACTTGAGAGTTCAGCAAGGTTTCTCTGGTAGAGCTTTGCCAGAATACGATCGAGTGAATGCAGGCCAATATTACCCTGTAGTATGGGAATCATTGAAGAATAGCCAGATTGGCTCTGGATCTTCTGAGGCAGATGCGGCGCTTTATGCATCCGAAAACTTGATCGATGTATTAGGTTATAATGTATATAATGTTCCAGATGATCAGGTTGTAGGAACTAATGGCCTACTGAATTCTAGTGCAGTCAACAATTTCCAAGGCTTGGATTGGTTTGATGAGCTTCAGAGAATGGGAGATCGTAAAGAATACAATATGACGTATTCAGGTGGATCTGAAAAGACGGATTTCTATACTTCTTTCAACTATTTGAATGAAAAAGGATTCGTGATCAAATCAGACATCGAACGTTTTACTGGTAGATTGAATGTGAATACCGCTCCTACTAAATGGATGAAAACCGGTATCAACCTTTCTGCTACCATGAGTGAAGGAAACAATGCTAGATCGGGTGGAAGTTCAAGTTTTGTGAACCCATTCTTTACGGCAAGATCCATGGGGCCAATTTACCCCGTGTATGCTCAGAATATGATGACTGGTGGATTTATCTTGGATGAATTTGGTCAGAAAATTTATGATACAGGTGACCTTGTGGACCTAGGCCTTCCAAGAAGAGGTTCTGGTGCTTATCCAGGTCGTCACGTGGTTCAAGAAACCAATCTGAATGTGGATCGATTTGACAGGGATGTGATTTCATCTAGAGCATATGTGGAAGCTACCTTCCTAAAGAACTTCAATTTCAGAACGAATATCTCTACCGATATGACTTCATTGCTTGATATCGGGTATGACAACCAAATAGTAGGGGATGGAGCTCCAGCTGGTAGAACCAGAAGAGAAAATGTAAGAACCAACTCTTTGACGTTTAACCAATTGCTTTCTTACTCAAACACCTTCAATGACAAGCATTTCTTGGAAGCTTTGGTAGGTCATGAAAATTATGACTTGAAGATTGATAGACAATTCATCTCCAAGCAAGATCAAATCCTTGCCGGAAATATCGAGCCAGACAACTTCGTAACAACTAACTCTGCTACTGGTAGAGTAGATAGAGATCGAATTGAATCCTATTTCAGCAGAGTGAATTATGTATATGATGATAAATATTCATTCTCTGCTTCTTGGAGAACTGATGGTTCATCTAGATTCTTCGAAGATGTAAGATGGGGAACTTTCTATTCAGTAGGTGCTGCTTGGACCATTGATAGAGAGGATTTCTTCAACTCAGGCTTCTTCCAGTTGATGAAGTTAAGAGCTTCTTATGGTGAAGTTGGTAATAACAATGTGGGGGGGTATTATCCTTGGCAAGCCTTGTATGACTTAGGGTTCAACAACGCATCAGAACCAGGAATCCTCCAGGCTTCTCTTGCTGCAAGAGACCTTCAGTGGGAATCCAACAATACATTCGATATCGGATTGGACTTTGCTTTTGCCAATAGATTCTCTGGTACCATCGAATACTTCAACAGAGAGTCTCAGAACTTGTTGTTTGAAGTTCCACTTTCTTTGACAACTGGACTATCCACTAAATTCCAAAACATTGGTACCATGGCTAATAAAGGTATTGAATTCAATATCGCAGGTGATGTGGTACGTTCAGGTGATTTTAAATGGAATGTTGGTTTGAACGTGTCTACCTTCAAAAATGAGTTTAAAGAACTTCCTTTTGACGAGCAGATCAACGGTACCAAAAAGTATGTAGTTGGCAGATCTATCTATGACTTCTGGTTGAGAGACTGGTATGGTGTAGACTCAGAAACTGGTGAAGGATTGTTCAGAGCAGATGAATACGATGCTTCAGATGAAGACATCAGAATTGTGGGTCAGGATACATTGACTACTGATTCCGGAAATGCTAGATATCACTTCGCAGGTAATGCAATTCCAGATTTCTTTGGAGGTATCACCAATACGTTTACCTACAAAGGATTCTCTCTTAATGTGTTGATGAGCTTTGCTGTAGGTGGAGATATCTACGATGGTATTTATGCTGGTTTGATGTCGGCAGACCCTGATGGAGGTGCTTTGCATACAGACATCTTGAACAGATGGCAACAACCAGGTGATGTGACAGATGTTCCAAGAATGGATGTCACAGCCGCAGCACAAACCAATGTGGCCTCAGATCGCTGGTTGACCTCAGCATCTTACTTGAATCTAAGGTCTATCAACTTATCCTATACGTTCCCAAGAACGTTGCTTGAGAGAGTAAAAATGAAAGGTGCAACGGTATATCTAGCAGGTGAAAACCTGGGCTGGTTATCTTCTAGAAGTGGAATGTATGTATCTGGAACCTTCAATGGTACCACTTCCAATACATTCACCCCAGCTAGAACATTTACTCTTGGTGTAAACGTGAACCTGTAA
- a CDS encoding DUF1801 domain-containing protein, with product MTELKTRPNKSSVPDFLNSVENPTRKKDGFKLLEIFQEETGESPEMWGPSIIGFGRFTYSYKSGREEEWFTVGFSPRKQSLSIYLMKSFSDLEESFNQLGKHKISKGCLYINKLTDINEPVLRTMIRECYSQIIKKDQKST from the coding sequence ATGACAGAATTAAAAACAAGACCCAACAAGTCTTCAGTACCAGATTTTTTGAATTCCGTCGAAAACCCAACCAGAAAAAAAGATGGATTCAAGTTGTTGGAAATTTTTCAGGAAGAGACAGGAGAAAGCCCCGAAATGTGGGGACCGAGTATCATCGGGTTCGGAAGGTTTACCTACTCCTATAAATCCGGAAGGGAGGAAGAATGGTTTACTGTAGGATTCTCACCAAGAAAGCAATCACTTTCCATTTACCTAATGAAAAGTTTTTCCGATCTTGAAGAATCATTCAATCAATTGGGGAAACACAAAATCAGCAAAGGCTGTTTATATATTAATAAATTAACTGATATCAATGAGCCTGTCCTTCGAACTATGATTCGTGAGTGTTATTCCCAAATCATAAAAAAGGACCAAAAATCAACCTAG
- a CDS encoding DUF1835 domain-containing protein — translation MLHILNGDSLASKFPPDIHGQRAIVRECLLDGPVEAHSLEELWVIRNEYLTTNFGSQEVGYFEQVVPEFEKILTARSDEKVYCWFEKDLFCQVNLWFVMNLLSKHQGEVYLVLPEKADIRLGFAELNERQLHEHFRDARLLSKNERSILGNLWTLYQLQHIDEALTLAKQDHYELPFLLEAVQAWKDAIPHGGYPGKPKATLLEIMAELKTDEFKKIFLEFIKRVPIYGFGDLQVKRLLEEIKKEAV, via the coding sequence ATGCTACACATTTTAAATGGAGATTCTTTAGCCTCAAAATTCCCTCCCGATATTCATGGCCAACGAGCCATAGTCAGAGAATGCCTTTTAGACGGACCGGTAGAAGCCCACTCTCTGGAAGAATTATGGGTAATCAGGAATGAGTACCTAACCACTAATTTTGGAAGTCAAGAAGTTGGATACTTTGAGCAAGTGGTTCCAGAATTTGAAAAAATATTAACCGCTAGATCGGATGAGAAGGTGTATTGTTGGTTTGAGAAAGACCTTTTTTGCCAGGTAAACTTATGGTTTGTCATGAACTTGCTTAGCAAGCATCAAGGAGAAGTTTATCTAGTCCTTCCCGAAAAAGCAGATATCCGTTTGGGGTTTGCTGAATTGAATGAACGGCAACTGCATGAACATTTTAGAGACGCCCGATTACTAAGTAAAAACGAAAGGTCTATCTTGGGTAATTTATGGACCCTGTATCAATTGCAACATATAGACGAAGCTTTGACACTTGCCAAACAAGATCATTATGAGTTGCCCTTTTTGCTGGAAGCTGTACAAGCATGGAAAGATGCCATTCCTCATGGAGGCTACCCTGGAAAGCCAAAAGCCACATTACTGGAAATCATGGCTGAGCTTAAGACGGATGAGTTCAAAAAAATATTTTTAGAATTCATCAAAAGAGTACCCATTTATGGTTTTGGTGACCTCCAAGTAAAAAGACTGTTGGAAGAAATAAAAAAAGAAGCTGTTTGA
- a CDS encoding sigma-70 family RNA polymerase sigma factor codes for MSKEEEFVNLIQENQGLIYKITLVYSNEKEEQDDLYQEIVYQTWKSFDQFKKASKPSTWLYRVGMNTAITHLNKSKKKPLLVSLDHSFMNYSESVDSEKEEKIKWLYAQIRNLNLLDRGIMFLFLEGKSYEEIGQITGISTSNVGTRMSRIKQKLKSEAEPKPTKIWN; via the coding sequence ATGAGTAAGGAAGAAGAATTCGTCAATCTAATTCAGGAGAATCAAGGGCTGATCTACAAGATTACCTTGGTGTATTCCAATGAAAAGGAAGAACAAGATGATTTGTATCAGGAAATTGTTTACCAAACCTGGAAGTCATTTGATCAATTTAAAAAGGCTTCCAAGCCAAGTACCTGGCTTTATAGAGTGGGGATGAATACGGCAATTACTCATTTAAATAAATCAAAGAAGAAACCCTTGTTGGTGTCATTGGATCATTCTTTTATGAATTATTCAGAGTCGGTTGATTCAGAAAAAGAAGAAAAGATCAAATGGCTGTATGCACAGATCAGGAATCTGAATTTATTGGATCGAGGAATCATGTTCCTTTTTTTGGAGGGGAAAAGCTATGAGGAGATAGGCCAGATTACCGGAATATCCACAAGCAATGTGGGGACTCGAATGTCCCGAATCAAACAAAAACTAAAATCTGAAGCCGAGCCTAAACCAACGAAGATATGGAATTAG
- a CDS encoding GSCFA domain-containing protein: MQWTTSFEIPPHPKPISHTDKILSLGSCFAETMGKRMQELKMDILINPFGTLFHPIPICQLLEAALEDQYLPENMFLERDGMHFHYWAHSQVMGYSFEELRGRLTGERFLTKEYLLSSNYLILTLGTAWLYELAESSEPVANCHKQPGKLFSKRLTGLDEMSNQLARVFQKLQVKNPHLQIILTLSPVRHIKDGIPENQLSKSLLRVLCGEFANEYEQVHYFPSYEIMVDELREYRFYKPDLIHPTLQAEDYIWSKWQNSLFTEESQGLFEKIKSVKLELAHRPLNPKSIAHQKFLQNLKEKLERLNSQIDFSKELETVTNTLSEF, encoded by the coding sequence ATGCAATGGACCACAAGTTTTGAAATTCCTCCCCATCCAAAACCTATTTCTCACACAGATAAGATTCTTAGCCTAGGCTCTTGCTTTGCGGAAACCATGGGGAAAAGAATGCAGGAATTAAAAATGGATATTTTAATTAATCCATTTGGAACCCTCTTCCACCCTATCCCCATATGTCAGTTGCTCGAAGCTGCTTTGGAAGATCAATACCTTCCCGAAAATATGTTTCTCGAACGAGATGGAATGCATTTTCATTATTGGGCACATTCCCAAGTGATGGGCTATTCTTTTGAGGAACTCAGAGGTAGATTGACAGGTGAACGATTTCTCACTAAGGAATACCTCTTATCCAGTAATTATTTGATTTTGACTCTGGGAACAGCTTGGCTTTATGAGTTGGCTGAAAGTTCGGAACCCGTAGCCAATTGCCATAAGCAGCCCGGAAAACTATTCTCAAAAAGATTGACGGGACTGGATGAAATGTCCAATCAGCTCGCTCGGGTTTTTCAAAAGCTTCAAGTAAAGAATCCCCATTTGCAGATCATCTTAACGCTTAGTCCAGTTAGACATATCAAAGATGGAATCCCTGAAAATCAACTGAGCAAGAGTTTATTAAGGGTATTGTGTGGGGAGTTTGCCAATGAATATGAACAGGTACATTATTTCCCCTCCTATGAAATCATGGTAGATGAATTAAGGGAATATCGCTTTTATAAACCTGATTTGATCCACCCTACTTTACAAGCAGAAGATTATATCTGGAGCAAGTGGCAAAATTCCTTGTTCACAGAAGAATCCCAAGGATTGTTTGAAAAAATTAAAAGTGTCAAACTGGAGCTTGCACATAGACCACTGAACCCAAAAAGCATCGCACATCAAAAATTCCTTCAAAACTTAAAAGAGAAACTGGAACGATTGAACAGTCAAATTGATTTTTCAAAAGAACTGGAGACCGTAACCAATACGCTTTCCGAATTCTGA
- a CDS encoding thioredoxin domain-containing protein encodes MSKPSNRLINSQSPYLLQHAHNPVDWYPWGPEALRRAELENKPIIVSIGYSACHWCHVMERESFEDQVTADLMNENFVCIKIDREERPDIDNIYMDAVQAMGLQGGWPLNVFLMPNQKPFYGGTYFPNSQWKNLLANIADAFAKHEDQLAESAAGFGISISKKETEKYGIVPGDVELDPDDLAEIVTKLSSQFDPDWGGMNRIPKFPMPAIWNFILDYALLSNSQVLIEKVLFTLRKIGMGGIYDHLRGGFARYSVDGEWFAPHFEKMLYDNGQLLELYAKAYQVSKEDFFLEKVNETIQWLSEEMLQEEGAFQAAQDADSEGVEGKFYTWSYQELEQVIPEHLAWFAELYNLKSTGNWEEGVNILFQTSTYATVAANHGMTEEELISKLTKVKSQLLSVRNRRIHPGKDDKILSGWNGLMSTGLIQSYLASGNQEALKLAIQNREFISKKMTVEGKLFRSYKNGQAYTPAFLEDYAALIRTDLMLFEATGASSYLDAAVSLTNICLNEFFDESDGFFYFNNPNSEKLIANKKELFDNVIPASNSMMARNLHRISLFTYDEKYQEMANKMLGGMKELILKEPGFLCNWANLYLEKLVPTAEIAIVGKGASQLASELKQQYLANTLVVYSEELTETAPILQGKTPDSKGNALIYVCFDHACQKPVSTIEEAISQLPYLA; translated from the coding sequence ATGAGTAAACCTTCCAACAGGCTGATCAATAGCCAAAGCCCATATCTTCTACAACATGCTCATAATCCGGTCGACTGGTACCCATGGGGACCTGAAGCCTTGAGAAGAGCCGAACTAGAAAACAAGCCCATTATTGTGTCCATCGGATATTCTGCATGTCATTGGTGTCATGTCATGGAGCGGGAAAGCTTTGAAGATCAGGTCACTGCAGACCTGATGAATGAAAATTTTGTATGCATCAAGATTGACCGGGAAGAACGGCCGGACATAGACAACATCTACATGGATGCGGTGCAGGCCATGGGGCTTCAGGGAGGTTGGCCTTTGAACGTATTTTTGATGCCGAACCAAAAGCCCTTTTATGGTGGCACCTATTTTCCGAATTCCCAATGGAAAAACCTGTTGGCCAACATCGCGGATGCCTTCGCCAAACATGAAGATCAACTGGCAGAAAGTGCCGCCGGTTTTGGTATCAGTATTTCCAAAAAAGAAACAGAGAAATATGGAATTGTTCCTGGAGATGTGGAATTAGATCCAGATGATCTAGCTGAAATCGTTACCAAATTGAGCAGCCAATTTGATCCTGATTGGGGTGGAATGAACCGGATTCCTAAATTCCCCATGCCTGCAATCTGGAATTTTATATTGGACTATGCCTTGTTGAGCAACAGCCAAGTTTTAATCGAAAAGGTTCTGTTTACACTTCGCAAAATCGGTATGGGTGGAATATACGATCATCTCCGAGGGGGTTTTGCCCGCTATTCGGTAGATGGTGAATGGTTTGCCCCCCATTTTGAAAAGATGCTTTATGACAACGGCCAATTATTGGAACTCTATGCCAAGGCCTATCAAGTAAGCAAAGAAGATTTTTTCCTGGAGAAAGTAAATGAAACCATCCAGTGGCTTTCGGAAGAAATGCTACAAGAAGAAGGAGCTTTTCAAGCAGCGCAAGACGCCGATAGCGAGGGAGTGGAAGGAAAATTCTACACTTGGTCTTATCAGGAACTTGAACAGGTCATTCCAGAACACCTTGCCTGGTTCGCAGAACTTTACAACTTGAAGTCCACTGGTAATTGGGAAGAAGGTGTGAATATTTTATTCCAGACCTCCACTTACGCTACCGTAGCCGCAAATCATGGAATGACTGAGGAGGAGTTGATTTCAAAGCTGACAAAGGTAAAAAGCCAGTTACTATCGGTAAGGAACCGAAGAATCCACCCCGGAAAAGACGATAAAATTTTGAGTGGCTGGAATGGTTTAATGTCCACAGGCTTAATTCAATCCTATCTTGCAAGCGGAAACCAAGAAGCTTTAAAGCTAGCTATTCAAAACAGGGAATTTATTTCCAAAAAGATGACAGTGGAAGGAAAGTTGTTCCGATCCTATAAAAACGGACAAGCCTATACTCCTGCATTTCTGGAAGATTATGCCGCCCTCATCCGAACAGACCTGATGCTGTTTGAGGCAACCGGTGCTTCCTCCTACCTTGATGCAGCTGTATCCCTGACAAACATTTGCTTGAATGAGTTTTTCGATGAAAGTGATGGGTTCTTCTACTTTAATAACCCAAACTCAGAAAAACTGATAGCCAATAAAAAAGAACTCTTTGACAATGTCATTCCCGCTTCCAATTCTATGATGGCAAGAAATTTACACCGGATTTCTTTGTTTACTTATGATGAAAAATATCAGGAAATGGCCAATAAAATGCTGGGTGGAATGAAGGAGTTAATTCTCAAAGAACCCGGATTTCTTTGCAACTGGGCCAACCTGTATTTGGAAAAACTGGTCCCTACAGCTGAAATCGCCATTGTTGGAAAAGGTGCCAGTCAACTCGCTTCGGAACTGAAACAACAATACCTTGCCAATACGCTTGTGGTCTACTCTGAAGAATTGACAGAAACTGCCCCAATACTTCAGGGTAAAACCCCTGATTCCAAAGGAAATGCTTTAATTTATGTTTGCTTCGACCATGCCTGTCAAAAGCCGGTAAGTACCATCGAAGAAGCAATTTCTCAACTACCCTATTTAGCCTGA
- the priA gene encoding replication restart helicase PriA, with protein sequence MESLITHPDLFPDEGNNTFADIILPVPIPRMFTYRIPTALVSQVQIGARVIVQFGRKKVLTGIIGKVHSKPPKAYEAKPILDILDEQPTVNPLQIRFWVWMAEYYCCHIGEVMLAALPSGLRLSSESKVQLHPNFVAEESPYPLDAREELILEALENRAELSYEDCEKILGIKTIHPILKSLVYKEAILIFERVQDKYTPKVETRIRLKQEIAEDKQSLEQLFEQLSGKAKQESILLKYLRDIPVFNNPSLNEKGLDKASLLEEGDSESSLKTLIKNGVFESFKQVVNRIDETEVTAGEIILSERQELAISEIKSHFDTKSTVLLHGITGSGKTEIYIQLIKEVLDSGSQVLMLLPEIALTTQIVSRLKQVFGGQMGVYHSKYSDNERVEVWNGVISGRFPFVVGVRSSIFLPFDSLGMIIVDEEHESSYKQFDPAPRFQARDSAIMLAYFHQAKTLLGSATPSFESYFNATETQKYGLVELSERYGKSNLPKFHLADLGADKRKNLLKVDSTRMMREKIQEALSKQEQVLIFQNRRGYSPYIQCEDCGWTGQCIQCDVSLTYHQFAEELRCHYCGYKEKVPTSCPACGGSHLTTMGMGTERIEESLSLLFPEARIGRMDLDTTRSKYGYQKLLDEFGSGHIDILVGTQMITKGLDFGNVTVVGVWDGDRILNFPDFRSGERAYQQITQVAGRAGRREAKGNVIIQTRKADEAIYQQVIKGDYLEFYQHEIHERKKFYYPPYVKLIKITTRHSDFKTAEKAAMDLHRQMAGIAVKKIVLGPEKALIGRIKNQYQFESLIKLDRSGASQTEFKTQIAQIQEQITAKPEFRSVRFIVDVDPN encoded by the coding sequence TTGGAAAGCTTGATTACCCATCCAGATTTATTCCCAGACGAAGGAAACAACACCTTTGCCGATATCATCTTACCGGTTCCTATTCCAAGGATGTTTACCTATCGGATTCCAACTGCTTTGGTTTCCCAAGTTCAGATTGGAGCTAGAGTCATTGTGCAGTTCGGAAGGAAAAAAGTACTGACAGGAATCATTGGCAAGGTGCACTCAAAACCTCCCAAAGCATACGAAGCAAAACCTATTCTAGACATTTTGGATGAACAACCTACTGTCAACCCGCTCCAAATTCGATTTTGGGTCTGGATGGCAGAATATTATTGTTGCCATATCGGAGAAGTTATGCTGGCGGCATTGCCTTCTGGGCTCAGACTGAGTAGCGAAAGTAAAGTGCAGCTCCATCCTAATTTCGTAGCTGAGGAAAGTCCGTATCCTCTGGATGCACGCGAGGAGCTGATTTTGGAAGCTTTGGAAAACAGGGCGGAGCTCAGCTATGAGGATTGTGAGAAGATTCTGGGTATCAAGACCATCCACCCCATCCTCAAAAGTCTGGTCTATAAGGAAGCCATTCTGATTTTTGAACGGGTTCAGGATAAATACACTCCCAAAGTTGAAACCAGAATTCGTTTAAAGCAGGAAATCGCAGAGGACAAACAATCCCTGGAACAGCTCTTCGAACAACTGTCAGGTAAGGCAAAACAGGAATCTATTTTATTAAAATACCTGCGGGATATCCCCGTTTTTAATAACCCAAGCCTGAATGAAAAAGGCTTGGATAAAGCTTCTTTGTTGGAAGAAGGAGATTCGGAAAGCTCCCTCAAAACACTGATTAAAAATGGTGTCTTTGAGTCCTTTAAGCAGGTAGTCAATCGAATTGATGAAACGGAAGTAACCGCAGGAGAAATCATACTTTCAGAAAGACAGGAACTTGCCATCTCAGAAATCAAGTCCCATTTCGATACTAAATCTACGGTGTTGCTACATGGTATTACTGGAAGTGGAAAAACGGAAATCTATATTCAACTGATCAAAGAAGTATTGGACTCGGGTTCTCAAGTCTTAATGTTGCTCCCAGAAATTGCCTTGACTACTCAAATAGTATCGAGGCTAAAGCAAGTTTTTGGAGGTCAAATGGGCGTTTACCACTCCAAGTATTCGGATAATGAACGCGTAGAAGTCTGGAATGGCGTCATCTCAGGAAGATTCCCTTTTGTGGTGGGTGTACGATCCTCTATCTTTTTGCCATTCGACAGCTTAGGAATGATCATCGTGGATGAGGAACATGAGTCCAGCTACAAGCAGTTTGATCCAGCTCCAAGGTTTCAGGCCCGGGACTCTGCCATCATGTTGGCTTATTTTCATCAGGCAAAAACCTTATTAGGATCAGCCACCCCTTCTTTTGAATCTTATTTTAATGCCACTGAAACTCAAAAATACGGTTTGGTAGAGCTCTCCGAGCGCTATGGAAAATCCAACTTACCTAAATTCCATCTAGCAGACCTTGGAGCCGATAAGCGAAAAAACCTGCTAAAGGTAGACTCCACCAGAATGATGCGTGAAAAAATCCAAGAGGCATTGAGCAAGCAGGAGCAAGTCCTAATTTTCCAGAATAGAAGAGGCTACTCTCCTTACATACAATGTGAAGACTGTGGATGGACAGGACAATGCATTCAGTGCGATGTAAGTCTTACCTATCATCAATTCGCCGAAGAACTGAGATGCCATTATTGCGGCTACAAAGAAAAGGTCCCTACCTCCTGCCCTGCTTGTGGGGGAAGTCATTTAACCACGATGGGAATGGGGACGGAACGGATTGAAGAATCCTTAAGTCTGCTCTTCCCAGAAGCTAGAATCGGAAGAATGGACTTGGATACCACCAGAAGCAAATATGGATATCAAAAATTACTGGATGAATTTGGTTCAGGCCATATAGATATTTTGGTGGGTACCCAAATGATCACCAAAGGACTGGATTTTGGAAATGTCACAGTGGTCGGAGTCTGGGATGGAGATCGGATTTTAAATTTCCCAGATTTCAGGTCGGGAGAACGGGCATACCAACAAATTACCCAAGTAGCAGGTAGAGCCGGAAGAAGGGAAGCCAAAGGAAATGTCATCATCCAAACCAGAAAAGCAGATGAGGCCATCTATCAACAAGTTATTAAAGGTGATTATTTGGAATTTTATCAACATGAAATTCATGAACGAAAAAAATTCTACTATCCTCCCTATGTCAAACTGATCAAAATCACTACCAGGCACAGCGATTTCAAAACTGCAGAAAAAGCTGCCATGGATTTGCATCGACAAATGGCAGGAATCGCGGTGAAGAAGATTGTGTTAGGCCCTGAAAAAGCATTGATTGGAAGAATTAAAAACCAATACCAATTCGAAAGTTTGATCAAGTTGGATCGCTCTGGTGCCTCGCAAACTGAATTCAAAACGCAAATTGCTCAAATTCAGGAACAAATTACGGCTAAACCAGAATTTCGATCGGTGCGGTTTATTGTAGACGTGGACCCTAATTAA